From a single Bacillus sp. NEB1478 genomic region:
- a CDS encoding class I SAM-dependent methyltransferase: MDQERRERNGQAWSNSSYQAWVNRFGAPEKAVTRIQKDPKRRLQPLDAYIGDVTGKKVVNLLGSHGSKAVALSLLGAHTTVIDISESNAAYARELAVAANVDVRYVVNDILNLPNEEMTGDYDMAFMENGILHYFTDLNPFFEVAAGLLKPGGKLILQDFHPVSTKLIESQGKSQAVRKHRVAGDYFSEELVTMDVAYSKFLPELQYAISEERAPFQVQIRQWTLGEIITAIGSQKLWIRQLVEEPHPDELDHGIPKSFIIVAEKL, from the coding sequence ATGGATCAGGAAAGAAGAGAAAGAAATGGACAAGCGTGGAGCAACAGTTCTTACCAGGCATGGGTCAACCGTTTTGGCGCGCCTGAAAAAGCAGTGACCCGCATACAAAAAGATCCAAAACGCCGCTTGCAGCCGCTCGATGCTTATATCGGAGACGTGACGGGTAAAAAGGTCGTAAATTTGCTCGGCTCTCACGGCAGTAAGGCTGTTGCACTGTCATTGCTCGGGGCACATACGACCGTCATCGATATTTCAGAATCAAATGCAGCATATGCACGCGAGCTTGCTGTCGCCGCAAATGTAGACGTCAGATATGTGGTGAATGATATTTTAAATCTGCCAAATGAAGAAATGACCGGCGATTATGATATGGCTTTTATGGAAAACGGAATTCTTCATTATTTCACGGATCTAAATCCCTTTTTCGAAGTGGCAGCAGGATTGCTAAAGCCTGGGGGAAAACTAATTCTTCAAGACTTCCATCCGGTTTCGACTAAGCTCATAGAGTCACAAGGTAAAAGCCAGGCTGTTCGAAAACATAGAGTAGCTGGTGATTATTTTAGCGAAGAGCTAGTTACAATGGATGTCGCCTATTCAAAATTTTTACCTGAGCTGCAATATGCGATTTCAGAGGAACGTGCTCCGTTTCAAGTTCAGATTCGCCAGTGGACGCTTGGTGAAATCATAACGGCAATCGGCAGCCAGAAGTTATGGATCAGGCAGCTCGTCGAAGAACCGCACCCAGATGAGCTCGACCACGGCATCCCGAAATCGTTTATCATCGTTGCGGAGAAATTATAA
- a CDS encoding HD domain-containing protein, with translation MAKPLGKMHEEKVFKDPVHRYIHVRDELIWRLIGTREFQRLRRIRQLGTTYLTFHGAEHSRFSHSLGVYEITRRIIDIFQEKQTWDPEQRLLVLSAALLHDVGHGPFSHSFEKVFGVDHEEFSREIILGDTEVNEILMQMGDDFPKQVAEVIAKTHPDKLIVSLISSQIDADRMDYLLRDAYFTGVSYGNFDIERILRVMRPTEEGVVIKSSGMHAVEDYIMSRYQMYWQVYFHPVTRSAEVILSKILHRAKELYETGYTFKREITHFKTLFEGNVSLEDYISLDEGTIHFYFQAWMDEEDPILKDLCHRFINRKLFKYTEMVSFTDGHLLSGYFDQAGINPKYYLVIDSSSDLPYDFYRPGEKEERLPINLMKPNGEIRELSRESDVVEAISGKRRTDHKLYYPLDLIEKIKDQTLKKQIKDILYK, from the coding sequence ATGGCTAAACCATTAGGAAAGATGCACGAAGAGAAAGTGTTTAAAGATCCCGTTCACCGCTATATCCACGTTCGAGATGAGCTGATCTGGCGGCTGATCGGCACACGGGAATTTCAGAGACTGCGCAGAATCAGGCAGCTTGGTACGACCTATTTAACGTTTCATGGAGCAGAGCATAGTCGCTTTAGCCATTCTCTTGGTGTTTACGAGATTACAAGGCGAATCATTGATATTTTTCAAGAAAAACAAACGTGGGATCCCGAGCAGCGATTGCTTGTTTTATCTGCTGCACTCCTTCATGATGTGGGACATGGACCTTTTTCGCATTCGTTTGAAAAAGTGTTTGGCGTCGATCATGAGGAATTCAGCCGTGAGATTATTTTGGGCGATACAGAAGTAAATGAGATCCTAATGCAAATGGGAGATGATTTTCCGAAGCAAGTTGCGGAAGTTATTGCGAAAACACATCCGGACAAGCTGATCGTGAGTCTGATTTCGAGCCAGATTGATGCGGATAGAATGGATTATTTGCTGCGAGATGCTTATTTTACAGGTGTAAGCTACGGAAACTTTGATATTGAGCGTATTTTGCGTGTCATGCGTCCGACTGAAGAGGGAGTCGTGATCAAATCCAGCGGTATGCATGCGGTTGAGGATTATATTATGAGCCGCTACCAAATGTACTGGCAAGTCTACTTCCATCCTGTTACGCGAAGTGCGGAAGTGATTTTGAGTAAAATTTTACATCGGGCGAAAGAGCTTTACGAAACAGGCTACACGTTTAAAAGAGAGATCACTCATTTTAAAACACTCTTTGAAGGAAATGTTTCATTAGAAGATTACATTTCGCTGGACGAAGGCACCATTCATTTTTATTTTCAGGCATGGATGGACGAAGAGGATCCTATTTTAAAAGATTTATGCCACAGATTTATTAATCGCAAGCTGTTTAAATATACAGAGATGGTTTCATTTACAGACGGCCATTTGTTATCTGGTTATTTTGACCAGGCGGGTATTAACCCGAAATATTATTTAGTCATCGATTCATCATCTGATCTGCCGTACGATTTTTACAGACCAGGTGAGAAAGAAGAACGATTGCCGATCAATTTGATGAAGCCAAACGGTGAAATTCGTGAGCTGTCACGGGAATCTGATGTGGTGGAAGCGATCTCGGGTAAACGGCGCACAGACCACAAGCTGTATTATCCGCTTGATTTAATTGAAAAAATTAAAGACCAAACGCTGAAAAAGCAGATTAAAGACATTTTATATAAATAA
- a CDS encoding YwgA family protein yields MVYIAKKLNFPFQEKYQFHFYGPYSEELTLKIEELCNMGYIHEVKEKVSGYYQYRYEVNAEGSKLLSTYGTAIEMLGTCVRSMNEQSSRFLELVSTIMYFDKLDKEEIKEKVQTVKAKQKYTDEEMEEAFGYIAGLKNQIQ; encoded by the coding sequence ATGGTGTACATCGCAAAAAAGCTGAATTTTCCTTTTCAAGAAAAGTATCAGTTCCACTTTTATGGACCGTATTCAGAAGAGCTGACGCTGAAGATTGAAGAGCTTTGCAACATGGGATACATACATGAAGTGAAAGAAAAGGTGAGCGGCTATTACCAATATCGCTATGAGGTAAACGCAGAAGGATCGAAGCTTCTTTCCACGTATGGAACCGCAATTGAGATGCTTGGGACGTGTGTCCGTTCGATGAATGAGCAGTCTTCACGTTTCTTAGAACTCGTTTCGACGATTATGTATTTTGATAAGCTGGATAAAGAAGAAATTAAAGAAAAAGTACAGACGGTGAAAGCAAAACAGAAGTATACAGATGAAGAAATGGAAGAGGCTTTCGGTTATATTGCCGGCTTGAAAAACCAAATTCAATAG